The Anaerolineae bacterium DNA segment ACCACCAGCGTGACGATGGCCACCGTCGCCGAAAGCACCGGCCAGACATTGGTGGTCATGAACTTATGCCCTTCCTGCACCATGCCGCCCCAATCGGGCGTGGGCGGCGGCAGACCCAGGCCCAGGAAGCCCAGCGTACCGATGTAAAAGGCGGCATACCCGATGCGCAAGAGTAAATCCACGATCAGCGGGCCGCGACAGTTGGGGAGTATCTCCCGGAACATGATTTGGACGGGGCGATCTCCCCGCAGGCGCGCCGCGGCAATGTACTCGCGGGTGCGGATGTCCAGCGTCAGAGCGCGGATGAGACGCGCGATGCCCGGCGCGCCGCCGATAGCAATGGCGATGACCACGTTGACCGGGGACGCACCTACTGCGGAAATGATGATCATGTACAAGAGGATGGTGGGGAAGGCCATGATGGAGTCAAGGATGCGCATCACGAGCTCATCCACCCAGCCGCCGAAATAGCCGGCCGGCAGTCCCAACACCATCCCCAGCAGAAACGCCACCCCTACTGAGATGGGCGCCAGCAAAAGGATGGTCCGGGCGCCGAAGGCCACGCGCGCCCACACATCCCGCCCCAGAT contains these protein-coding regions:
- a CDS encoding ABC transporter permease, with product FKESVGLIFASPTAVLGLVIVLTWVFIAAFAPYLTHYTPYEQDYKNINKGPSAQHILGTDHLGRDVWARVAFGARTILLLAPISVGVAFLLGMVLGLPAGYFGGWVDELVMRILDSIMAFPTILLYMIIISAVGASPVNVVIAIAIGGAPGIARLIRALTLDIRTREYIAAARLRGDRPVQIMFREILPNCRGPLIVDLLLRIGYAAFYIGTLGFLGLGLPPPTPDWGGMVQEGHKFMTTNVWPVLSATVAIVTLVVGLNLFADGLREETMRYQ